In Campylobacter vicugnae, a genomic segment contains:
- the fliY gene encoding flagellar motor switch protein FliY: MTRFFEIFKNELSATIEGLTGATPVISEYAEYDAPTQNGIKTPVVIASITLSGDINGKMNLVASPLLLTAINDLMLGEEEPSGNTTIGDDELDASKEIFSNLLSAITTSLGAAKDMPKINFAINAVKYIDENQILDLSSFEKLFLYPVNISNLNEILGICIDFPFYKYFNKTTDSSSKNFDDKQDIGDEIKNIGLIMDVRLPIRVRIGSKKMLLKDVLSMDIGSVIELNQLANDPLEVLIGDKPVALGEVVIVDGNFGVQITEIGTKKERLEQLK; the protein is encoded by the coding sequence ATGACTAGATTTTTTGAAATTTTTAAAAACGAGCTAAGTGCTACAATAGAAGGACTAACTGGTGCTACGCCAGTAATATCAGAGTATGCTGAGTATGACGCTCCAACTCAAAATGGTATTAAAACCCCAGTTGTGATCGCTAGTATTACATTAAGTGGAGATATTAATGGCAAGATGAATCTTGTAGCTAGTCCGCTTTTGCTTACTGCGATTAATGATCTAATGCTAGGCGAAGAAGAACCAAGCGGCAATACAACAATTGGCGATGATGAATTAGATGCAAGCAAGGAGATATTTTCAAATTTGCTAAGTGCGATTACGACAAGTCTTGGTGCAGCTAAGGATATGCCAAAGATTAATTTTGCAATCAATGCTGTAAAATATATTGATGAAAATCAAATTTTAGATCTTAGTTCGTTTGAAAAGTTATTTTTATATCCTGTTAATATCTCAAATTTAAATGAAATATTAGGAATTTGTATTGATTTTCCATTTTATAAATATTTTAACAAAACTACAGATAGTAGCTCTAAGAATTTTGATGATAAACAAGATATAGGTGATGAGATTAAAAATATTGGGCTAATTATGGATGTGCGTCTGCCAATTCGTGTGCGTATTGGCTCAAAAAAGATGCTATTAAAAGATGTTTTATCTATGGATATTGGTTCAGTTATAGAGTTAAATCAGCTAGCTAATGACCCATTAGAGGTTTTAATAGGCGATAAGCCAGTGGCTCTTGGTGAGGTGGTGATTGTAGATGGTAACTTTGGTGTGCAAATCACTGAAATAGGAACTAAAAAAGAGCGTTTAGAACAGCTTAAATAG
- a CDS encoding class I SAM-dependent methyltransferase: MDNSLLAYVTKYDTQGYGLEFPDGHVIRFYERILNFALNKTSGNLLDFGCGNGVHSKYFAKRSGGGIRPFGIDIVPSLEQIWRNDELICEKDFHIIEPNSSFSHLFDEKMDFIFANQSLYYLNNQNFNSTIKELYNLCNDGAIIFATMMANECYDLYEKSKPLPNGLIHIQGTPTNRMSENSYIRFTHSIEELKSDFSLFEPLYWGDYTPINLYNFEGSSRHFIFIGRK, from the coding sequence ATGGATAATTCACTATTAGCATATGTTACAAAGTATGATACGCAAGGTTATGGTTTGGAGTTTCCAGATGGCCATGTGATTCGGTTTTATGAGAGAATTTTAAATTTCGCTCTTAATAAAACTAGCGGGAATTTACTAGATTTTGGCTGTGGCAATGGAGTTCACTCTAAATATTTTGCTAAGCGTTCGGGGGGGGGGATTAGGCCTTTTGGTATAGATATAGTGCCAAGCTTAGAGCAAATTTGGCGTAATGATGAGCTAATTTGTGAAAAAGACTTTCATATTATTGAACCAAATTCATCATTTTCTCACCTTTTTGATGAGAAGATGGACTTTATATTTGCCAATCAAAGTCTATACTATCTAAATAATCAAAACTTTAATTCAACCATAAAAGAGCTATATAACCTCTGCAATGATGGTGCTATAATATTTGCTACTATGATGGCTAACGAGTGCTACGATCTTTATGAAAAATCCAAGCCTTTACCAAATGGCTTAATTCATATCCAAGGCACACCAACAAATAGAATGAGCGAAAACTCATATATTAGATTTACGCATAGTATTGAAGAGCTTAAATCTGATTTTAGTCTATTTGAGCCGCTTTACTGGGGAGATTATACACCAATTAATCTATATAACTTTGAAGGCAGCTCAAGGCATTTTATATTTATTGGAAGAAAATAA
- a CDS encoding oxidoreductase: MLKDKVVIIIGGSGLIGKAFVKSAIQNHATVINADINQPNTKLDCEFIHTDITNKSSLDNLIELISQKYGKIDAVVNSAYPRTKSFSNHFFDVEYEDFCVNTNLQLGGAFLVMQRFAKFFKSQGYGNIITLSSIQGVVAPKFQTYKNTQMSSPVAYSAIKSGVIHLSRYLAKYLKGDNIRVNCISPGGILDNQNEIFLSQYKDVCLNKGMLDPDDICGALIFLLSDYSKFINGQNIIVDDGFCL; this comes from the coding sequence ATGCTTAAAGATAAAGTAGTTATAATAATTGGCGGTTCAGGATTAATCGGCAAAGCTTTTGTAAAATCAGCTATACAAAATCACGCTACAGTAATCAACGCAGATATAAATCAGCCAAACACAAAACTAGATTGTGAGTTTATCCATACTGATATAACCAATAAAAGCTCACTTGATAATCTAATAGAATTAATCAGTCAAAAATATGGCAAAATAGATGCTGTGGTAAATTCAGCCTATCCAAGAACAAAAAGCTTTTCTAACCACTTTTTTGATGTAGAGTATGAGGATTTTTGCGTTAATACCAATCTTCAACTTGGTGGAGCGTTTTTGGTTATGCAAAGATTTGCTAAATTTTTTAAATCACAAGGATATGGCAATATAATCACACTCTCATCTATTCAAGGCGTAGTAGCACCTAAATTTCAAACCTATAAAAATACACAGATGAGTTCTCCAGTAGCTTATAGCGCTATTAAATCTGGAGTTATTCATCTAAGTCGCTACCTAGCTAAATATCTAAAAGGGGATAATATTAGAGTCAATTGCATAAGTCCAGGTGGAATACTAGATAATCAAAATGAGATATTTCTAAGTCAATACAAAGATGTCTGTCTAAATAAAGGTATGTTAGACCCAGATGATATCTGCGGGGCTTTAATATTTTTACTTAGTGATTATAGCAAGTTTATTAATGGACAAAATATAATCGTAGATGATGGATTTTGCTTATAA
- a CDS encoding acylneuraminate cytidylyltransferase family protein — MSNILCTICARGGSKGVKNKNIRPIAGLPLIAHTINQAKECGLFKHIVISTDSDEIASTAQKYGAEVFFKRDSALASDTAGKLAVIRDALLKSQEYYKHKFDYIIDLDATSPLRLSSDINMAFEQFMRDDNDILITATPSRRSPYFNLIEKIDGKINLSKTLPNQILRRQDAPATYDMNASIYIWKSLVLLNNDTLFLPKTGLYVMPANRSIDIDDELDFMIVEHILRSKNA; from the coding sequence ATGAGCAATATACTATGTACCATCTGTGCTAGAGGCGGTAGCAAAGGTGTGAAAAATAAAAATATCCGCCCAATTGCTGGTCTTCCACTCATTGCTCACACTATAAATCAAGCCAAAGAGTGCGGTTTATTTAAGCATATTGTAATTAGTACTGATAGCGATGAGATAGCCTCTACAGCGCAAAAATATGGAGCAGAGGTCTTTTTTAAACGAGATAGTGCTTTAGCTAGTGATACTGCTGGCAAACTAGCTGTAATCCGTGATGCCTTGCTAAAAAGCCAAGAGTATTATAAACATAAATTTGATTATATTATAGACCTTGATGCCACATCTCCTTTGCGTCTATCTAGCGATATTAATATGGCTTTTGAGCAGTTTATGCGTGATGATAATGATATTCTTATTACTGCTACGCCAAGTCGTAGAAGTCCATACTTTAATCTAATAGAAAAAATAGATGGCAAGATAAATCTTAGCAAAACTCTACCAAATCAAATTTTACGCCGTCAAGATGCTCCGGCTACATATGATATGAACGCTTCAATTTATATATGGAAATCTTTAGTTTTATTAAATAACGATACCTTGTTTTTGCCTAAAACTGGACTATATGTAATGCCTGCAAATCGCAGCATTGATATAGATGATGAGCTTGATTTTATGATAGTAGAGCATATTTTAAGGAGTAAAAATGCTTAA
- a CDS encoding Gfo/Idh/MocA family protein codes for MKALIISMGSIGTRHAEVLTSMGIEVSAITSQIIRSLECFNDLKSVNLDKFDYFIIASPTHLHYEHLSYIDTNVSGKIILCEKPLFDKFRDFNPNNKIFIGYNLRFHPLILELKNMLNPSEILTIEARCGQYLPSWRKRKYTSSYSAKKELGGGVLLDLSHEIDYLSFLCDSKLELIKSCQAKVSNLNITSDDICMILAKCNKTLINISLNYLSKTPYRQILIETNNNSYHLDLITNRLKIVDQDGKITQIQKPNLQRNDTFKAMHMDALNMQNHICTFSQAMDTMRLIDQIQKENI; via the coding sequence GTGAAAGCATTAATTATCTCTATGGGCTCAATCGGCACTAGACACGCAGAGGTTTTAACTTCTATGGGAATAGAAGTAAGTGCTATCACTTCACAAATTATAAGATCACTAGAGTGTTTTAATGATTTAAAAAGTGTAAATTTGGATAAATTTGATTACTTTATCATTGCATCACCAACGCATTTACACTATGAACATCTTAGCTATATAGATACAAATGTAAGCGGCAAAATCATACTTTGCGAAAAGCCTTTATTTGATAAATTTAGAGATTTTAATCCAAATAATAAGATTTTTATTGGGTATAATCTGCGTTTTCATCCACTAATTCTAGAGCTAAAAAATATGCTAAATCCAAGCGAAATTTTAACTATTGAAGCACGCTGCGGTCAATATTTGCCATCATGGAGAAAACGAAAATATACTAGCTCTTATAGCGCTAAAAAGGAGCTTGGTGGCGGGGTTTTACTCGATCTTAGCCATGAGATTGATTATCTTAGCTTTTTATGCGATTCTAAATTAGAATTGATTAAATCTTGCCAAGCTAAAGTCTCAAATTTAAATATCACTAGCGATGATATTTGTATGATTTTAGCCAAATGCAATAAGACTTTAATAAATATCAGCCTAAATTATCTAAGCAAAACACCATATCGTCAAATTTTAATTGAAACAAATAATAATAGCTATCATCTTGACCTCATCACAAATAGACTTAAAATAGTAGATCAAGATGGAAAAATCACTCAAATACAAAAACCAAATTTACAAAGAAACGATACATTTAAAGCAATGCATATGGATGCTTTAAATATGCAAAATCATATATGTACATTTTCTCAAGCTATGGATACAATGCGACTAATAGATCAAATTCAAAAGGAAAATATATGA
- a CDS encoding nucleotidyltransferase family protein: MSSRLSWGGVERYEGYNMDINSIKISPTSTIKEALKIIDNGALQMALVVDDNGVLLGTISDGDIRRGLLNSMELSYSIEPLYYRTPIISNSPTIPASIIAKAKAKNIRYIPIVDQNGVAIAIKNIYEPNTPKPNKVILMAGGLGMRLRPLTSKIPKPMLHVGPKPILQTIIESFTAYGYINFTICVNYKSEIICDYFGDGDKFGVNISYIQESKPLGTAGALSLIDKIEDEFFVMNADLLTNADFSKLHHYHKINKSIATMCVREYEMQVPYGVVNLDDNTIKSITEKPRHKFHVSAGIYMLNPQILDLIPKNEYLDMPDLFNTLATNQQNPKAYPINEKWLDIGRIEEYNMANEIYSEFFL; this comes from the coding sequence ATGAGCAGTAGATTGAGTTGGGGGGGGGTTGAACGCTATGAAGGATATAATATGGATATAAACTCCATCAAAATAAGCCCAACTAGCACCATAAAAGAGGCTTTAAAAATCATAGATAATGGTGCTTTGCAAATGGCTTTAGTCGTTGATGATAATGGAGTTTTGCTTGGCACTATAAGCGATGGAGATATCAGACGTGGCTTACTAAACTCTATGGAGCTTAGTTATAGCATAGAACCACTATATTATCGTACTCCAATTATATCTAACTCACCTACAATACCAGCTTCTATAATCGCTAAAGCTAAGGCAAAAAATATACGCTATATACCAATTGTAGATCAAAATGGTGTAGCAATAGCTATCAAAAATATCTACGAACCAAATACTCCAAAACCAAACAAAGTAATATTAATGGCTGGAGGTCTTGGTATGAGACTTAGACCCCTTACTAGCAAAATCCCAAAACCTATGCTACATGTAGGGCCAAAGCCAATCCTTCAAACAATAATTGAAAGCTTTACAGCCTACGGATATATTAATTTTACAATATGTGTTAATTACAAATCTGAAATTATCTGTGATTACTTTGGTGATGGGGATAAATTTGGCGTAAATATTAGCTATATTCAAGAGAGCAAACCTTTAGGTACGGCTGGGGCTTTAAGCTTGATAGATAAGATAGAAGATGAGTTTTTTGTAATGAATGCAGATCTGCTTACTAATGCCGATTTTAGCAAACTTCATCACTATCACAAAATCAATAAATCTATAGCTACAATGTGCGTAAGAGAGTATGAGATGCAAGTCCCATATGGAGTTGTAAATTTAGATGATAATACCATTAAATCAATTACTGAAAAGCCTAGACATAAATTTCATGTAAGTGCTGGAATATATATGCTAAATCCACAAATTCTAGATTTAATACCAAAAAATGAGTATCTAGATATGCCAGATCTATTTAACACTCTAGCTACAAACCAACAAAACCCAAAAGCCTATCCAATCAATGAAAAATGGCTAGATATAGGAAGAATAGAAGAGTATAATATGGCAAATGAAATTTATAGCGAGTTTTTCTTGTGA
- the neuC gene encoding UDP-N-acetylglucosamine 2-epimerase, giving the protein MRKICVITGSRAEYGLLYWLIKELNMSKSLQLQLIVTGSHLRSEYGNTYLQIQNEFNIDKKIDILNFSNDALGVCKSMAEAMAQISKALNDLKPDIVVVLGDRYEIFCAACAALVLGIPIAHIHGGELSAGAIDEAFRHSITKMSHIHFTATKEYAKRVAQLGEDPKFIFNVGGMGIENIKRLKLLNKSKFQSSINFKLNKKNILVTYHPVTTQKDNQNEFKEILKAINELKDTNIIFTKANSDAGGIAINKMIDEYVKTNPNSIAFASLGSLRYLSALKHVDIILGNSSSGLLEAPSMGVATINVGSRQDGRLKALSVIDVKPIKSQILKAIKLAYTPKFQKIVQKKQNPYGNAKPSKAIIKILKNINLKGITIKRFKDIV; this is encoded by the coding sequence ATGAGAAAAATTTGCGTAATTACAGGTTCTAGAGCTGAGTATGGGCTACTATATTGGCTTATTAAAGAGCTTAATATGAGTAAGAGCTTGCAACTTCAATTAATAGTAACTGGTAGCCATTTAAGAAGTGAATATGGCAATACATATTTACAAATTCAAAATGAATTTAATATTGACAAAAAGATAGATATATTAAATTTTTCCAATGATGCTCTTGGCGTGTGTAAATCTATGGCAGAAGCTATGGCTCAAATTAGCAAAGCTCTAAATGATTTAAAACCAGATATTGTAGTTGTTTTAGGTGATAGATATGAGATATTTTGTGCTGCTTGTGCTGCACTTGTGCTAGGCATTCCTATTGCTCATATACATGGCGGAGAGTTAAGTGCTGGAGCTATTGATGAGGCCTTTAGACATAGCATTACTAAGATGTCTCACATTCACTTTACTGCAACCAAAGAGTATGCCAAAAGAGTAGCTCAACTAGGCGAAGATCCTAAGTTTATATTTAATGTTGGCGGAATGGGAATAGAAAATATCAAAAGATTAAAGCTGCTAAATAAAAGCAAATTCCAAAGCTCGATCAATTTTAAACTAAATAAAAAAAATATCTTAGTTACCTATCATCCAGTTACCACACAAAAAGATAATCAAAATGAATTTAAAGAGATTTTAAAAGCTATAAATGAGCTAAAAGATACCAACATCATCTTTACTAAAGCCAATAGCGATGCTGGTGGAATAGCGATAAATAAAATGATAGATGAGTATGTAAAGACTAATCCAAACTCCATTGCATTTGCCTCTTTAGGTAGTCTAAGATATCTAAGTGCTTTAAAACATGTAGATATCATTTTAGGCAATAGCTCAAGCGGACTTTTAGAAGCTCCAAGTATGGGTGTTGCTACTATAAATGTCGGTTCAAGACAAGATGGTAGGCTAAAGGCTTTAAGTGTAATTGATGTAAAACCTATAAAATCTCAAATTCTAAAAGCAATAAAACTAGCCTATACTCCAAAATTTCAAAAAATAGTCCAAAAAAAGCAAAATCCATATGGTAATGCAAAGCCAAGTAAGGCTATAATTAAAATATTAAAAAATATAAATTTAAAAGGTATCACCATCAAAAGATTTAAGGATATAGTATGA
- the neuB gene encoding N-acetylneuraminate synthase — MKKVYIIAEAGVNHNGNLDTAKALIDEAYKAGADAVKFQTFKAKNLASKTAQKAAYQKQTTNANQNQYQMLKQLELSYNDHIQLISHAKSLGIDFLSTAFDIDSANELFSLNLKAFKIPSGEITNLPLLRTIAKFQKPIILSTGMATMDEIAAAMRVFKDYIKLEDITILHANTEYPTPFCDVNLLAMNSIAKEFRVKFGYSDHTLGIAVPIAAVALGATMIEKHFTLDKNQPGPDHKASLEPDELKAMVEGIRAIELALGDGIKRPSPSEIKNINIARKSIVAKCDIAKGEIFTEQNITTKRTTPPGINPMRWDEIIGTIAQKDYKEDEII; from the coding sequence ATGAAAAAGGTATATATAATAGCAGAGGCTGGAGTCAATCATAATGGCAATTTAGATACTGCTAAGGCTTTAATTGATGAGGCTTATAAGGCTGGGGCCGATGCGGTTAAATTTCAAACCTTTAAGGCTAAAAACTTAGCTAGTAAAACAGCCCAAAAAGCCGCCTATCAAAAGCAAACTACAAACGCAAATCAAAATCAATACCAGATGCTAAAACAGCTTGAATTAAGCTATAACGATCATATACAATTAATATCACATGCTAAGAGTCTTGGTATTGATTTTTTATCTACTGCATTTGATATAGATTCGGCTAATGAACTCTTTAGCCTTAATCTTAAAGCTTTTAAAATTCCAAGTGGAGAGATAACAAATCTCCCTTTATTACGCACCATAGCTAAATTTCAAAAACCAATAATCCTATCTACAGGTATGGCGACAATGGATGAGATAGCAGCTGCTATGAGGGTTTTTAAAGATTATATAAAACTCGAAGATATAACCATCTTGCACGCCAATACTGAGTATCCTACCCCATTTTGTGATGTTAATCTACTAGCTATGAATAGTATCGCTAAAGAATTTAGAGTTAAATTTGGTTATAGCGATCATACTCTTGGTATTGCTGTGCCTATTGCAGCAGTTGCCCTTGGTGCAACTATGATAGAAAAACACTTTACCCTAGATAAGAATCAGCCTGGCCCAGATCACAAGGCTAGCTTAGAACCAGATGAGCTAAAGGCCATGGTAGAAGGAATTAGAGCCATAGAACTAGCCCTTGGCGATGGTATTAAACGTCCAAGCCCAAGCGAGATCAAAAATATAAACATAGCTAGAAAATCCATCGTAGCAAAATGCGATATTGCAAAGGGGGAAATTTTTACCGAACAAAATATCACTACTAAAAGGACAACTCCACCAGGAATTAACCCAATGCGATGGGATGAGATAATAGGAACAATAGCACAAAAAGATTATAAAGAAGATGAGATAATATGA
- the pseI gene encoding pseudaminic acid synthase: protein MSPFVIAEMSANHCGDKDLAFKIIKAAKDSGADAIKIQTYTADTITIDCRDEIFMTRDDGLWAGQSLYELYQKAYTPWQWQADLKTYADEIGIEFFSTPFDFSAVDFLESINVSRYKIASFEAMDYPLIRYAAKHKKPMIISTGVSTIDEIYEAIEACKSVGNHDITILKCTSNYPAQIEDMNIATISDMISRFAPLGVKVGLSDHSMSLEVPICAVALGASVIEKHFTLDRALGGEDSGFSLNQDEFSMMTKAVKNAYKALGKVDYSFNEQNRKYARSLFVTQDIKKGQILTPENIRSIRPAQGLHPRYYDDVIGKKATKDLKFAKPLELDDFE, encoded by the coding sequence ATGAGTCCATTTGTTATAGCTGAGATGTCGGCTAATCACTGCGGGGATAAGGATTTAGCATTTAAAATTATCAAAGCTGCCAAAGACTCTGGCGCAGATGCTATTAAGATTCAAACATATACCGCTGATACTATTACTATTGATTGTCGCGATGAGATATTTATGACTAGAGATGATGGCTTGTGGGCTGGTCAAAGTCTATATGAACTATATCAAAAAGCCTATACGCCATGGCAGTGGCAGGCTGATCTTAAAACTTATGCTGATGAGATTGGGATTGAGTTTTTTAGCACACCGTTTGATTTTAGTGCAGTAGATTTTTTAGAAAGTATTAATGTTAGTAGGTATAAAATTGCCTCTTTTGAAGCTATGGATTATCCACTAATTCGATATGCTGCAAAACATAAAAAACCGATGATAATCTCTACTGGAGTATCTACAATTGATGAAATTTATGAAGCTATAGAAGCTTGTAAAAGTGTTGGCAATCACGATATAACGATCCTTAAATGCACCTCCAACTATCCAGCCCAAATAGAAGATATGAATATTGCAACAATATCTGATATGATATCTAGATTTGCTCCACTTGGTGTAAAGGTTGGGCTAAGCGATCACTCAATGAGCTTAGAAGTTCCAATCTGCGCTGTTGCTTTAGGTGCAAGCGTGATAGAAAAACACTTTACTCTTGATAGAGCTTTAGGCGGAGAAGATAGTGGATTTTCTTTAAATCAAGATGAATTTAGCATGATGACAAAAGCAGTTAAAAATGCTTATAAAGCTCTTGGCAAGGTTGATTATAGCTTTAATGAGCAAAATCGCAAATACGCTAGATCGCTTTTTGTAACACAAGATATTAAAAAAGGCCAAATTCTAACCCCTGAAAATATCCGCTCTATTCGTCCAGCTCAAGGTCTTCATCCACGCTACTATGATGATGTTATAGGCAAAAAGGCTACTAAAGATCTTAAATTTGCTAAGCCATTAGAGCTTGATGATTTTGAGTAA
- a CDS encoding energy transducer TonB family protein, protein MTRVLESSKIQSFCLTSMLFIPFIWFGLNILKPIVPSISTQSISLNQIIQIPAPKPIEKIEPIQKPKEIIKPKPTPKPIPAKPVPTKAKPAKTTPINSQPAPAQQTQQIESFNISSATNHPVLAAIKSAINKNHIYPRAAKRLKQQGEVLVEFIWTKDMELKGLKILKASKHKALNDAAIATITAAAKSFPKHDKTMQIQIPLVYKIN, encoded by the coding sequence ATGACACGAGTTTTAGAATCAAGCAAAATACAGTCATTTTGCCTAACAAGTATGTTATTTATCCCTTTTATTTGGTTTGGATTAAATATTTTAAAGCCTATTGTTCCATCTATTAGTACTCAAAGCATTAGCCTAAATCAAATAATCCAAATTCCAGCACCAAAGCCAATTGAAAAAATAGAACCAATCCAAAAGCCAAAAGAAATTATAAAGCCTAAACCAACACCAAAACCAATCCCAGCAAAGCCAGTTCCAACAAAGGCAAAACCAGCAAAAACTACACCTATAAACTCTCAGCCAGCTCCAGCACAGCAAACACAACAGATAGAGAGTTTTAATATATCTAGCGCTACAAATCACCCTGTGTTAGCTGCAATAAAATCAGCTATAAATAAAAACCATATCTATCCACGCGCTGCTAAAAGATTAAAACAACAAGGAGAGGTTTTAGTAGAGTTTATTTGGACAAAAGATATGGAGTTAAAAGGGTTAAAAATACTAAAAGCTTCCAAACATAAAGCTTTAAATGATGCTGCTATAGCTACTATCACAGCTGCTGCTAAAAGCTTTCCAAAACATGATAAAACAATGCAAATTCAAATTCCTCTAGTTTATAAAATTAATTAA
- the exbD gene encoding TonB system transport protein ExbD: MIKLPKNEGLNIIPFIDIMLVVLAMVLSISTFIASGQIKVDLPSASSAQPLESKEKLTIIIDQDDNFYLNDTIIAIDELNAKIVTTPKETVVELKSDKGAKFDSFVKIIDILKTNNHENFSIITEKTR; this comes from the coding sequence TTGATAAAACTGCCTAAAAACGAAGGGTTAAATATAATCCCATTTATAGATATTATGCTAGTGGTGCTTGCAATGGTATTGAGTATCTCTACATTTATTGCTAGCGGGCAGATTAAGGTTGATTTGCCAAGTGCTAGCTCAGCTCAACCACTTGAGTCTAAAGAGAAGCTCACCATAATAATCGATCAAGATGATAACTTCTATTTAAATGATACTATTATAGCAATTGATGAGCTAAATGCTAAAATTGTAACCACGCCAAAAGAGACTGTAGTAGAGTTAAAAAGCGATAAAGGTGCTAAATTTGATAGCTTTGTTAAAATCATAGATATATTAAAAACAAATAATCATGAAAACTTCTCGATCATAACGGAGAAAACACGATGA
- the exbB gene encoding TonB-system energizer ExbB, whose protein sequence is MEFLKEYIDYIIFATLGVMAFVACWCVIERVLFLRKVDINSYTSQTELDNALSYNLTTLYIIYSNAPYVGLLGTVIGIMISFYDMSISATIDVKSVVLGLSLALKATALGLLVAIPSLIAYNYLFRAVNLISSRYEK, encoded by the coding sequence ATGGAATTTTTAAAAGAATATATAGATTATATTATATTTGCCACCTTAGGAGTTATGGCATTTGTGGCTTGTTGGTGTGTGATAGAAAGAGTGTTGTTCTTACGCAAAGTGGATATAAACAGCTACACTAGCCAAACCGAGCTTGATAATGCTCTAAGCTATAATCTTACAACACTATATATAATCTACTCAAACGCTCCATATGTAGGGCTTTTAGGAACTGTTATTGGTATTATGATTAGCTTTTATGATATGAGTATTTCAGCTACTATAGATGTAAAAAGCGTAGTTCTTGGTCTATCTTTAGCACTAAAAGCAACGGCTCTTGGGCTACTTGTAGCAATACCAAGCCTAATAGCTTACAACTATCTATTTCGTGCTGTAAATCTAATATCAAGCAGATATGAAAAATAG
- a CDS encoding HNH endonuclease, with amino-acid sequence MIINGVKYKILDVMENITIADSFIKGGNKIGLGHGESKLYVGQVTDNKTIPFFNLTDENNIINCFILKSDLLQYLNDTMVEYKKPSQKYQNIDLLPNLWNIRLNNIQSKDELLYFNLKYLNKLKPPRIYLNSIDGNENYSIIREIALPNLSYLSCLKLKNLSNNKIIFYFKIFANLDFLYNNISLEQDENIETKKARSGQNVYRTALLKECPFCPITMVNYDRLLIASHIKPFVKCTDDEKYDPKNGLMLTPTIDKLFDKGFITFNEDKKILLSPWLSTHTFNCLNLKSGTKYNALPFDEQRLLYMKYHNDYIFKA; translated from the coding sequence ATGATTATTAATGGTGTTAAATATAAAATTCTTGATGTTATGGAAAATATAACTATAGCTGATAGCTTTATTAAAGGTGGCAATAAGATAGGTTTAGGACATGGGGAGTCAAAATTATATGTTGGTCAAGTAACTGACAATAAGACAATTCCATTTTTTAATCTAACCGATGAGAATAATATTATTAATTGCTTTATTTTAAAATCTGATTTATTGCAATATTTAAATGATACAATGGTTGAATATAAAAAACCTAGTCAAAAATATCAAAATATAGATTTGCTTCCAAATTTATGGAACATTAGATTAAATAATATCCAATCTAAAGATGAGCTTTTGTATTTTAATTTAAAATATTTAAACAAATTAAAACCACCTCGAATATATCTAAATTCAATCGATGGAAATGAAAATTACTCTATTATTAGAGAAATTGCGTTGCCAAATTTGAGTTATCTATCTTGTTTAAAGTTAAAAAATTTAAGTAATAATAAAATTATTTTTTATTTTAAAATTTTTGCAAATTTAGACTTTTTATATAATAACATATCATTAGAGCAAGATGAGAATATTGAGACTAAAAAAGCAAGAAGCGGACAAAATGTATATAGAACGGCTCTATTAAAAGAGTGTCCATTTTGCCCTATAACTATGGTTAATTACGATAGGTTATTGATTGCTAGTCATATAAAGCCCTTTGTGAAATGTACAGATGATGAAAAATACGATCCAAAGAATGGATTAATGCTAACTCCTACAATTGATAAGCTATTTGATAAAGGCTTTATCACTTTTAATGAGGATAAGAAAATTTTGCTTAGCCCTTGGCTCTCAACTCATACTTTTAATTGTTTGAATTTAAAATCAGGGACTAAGTATAATGCTTTGCCTTTTGATGAACAACGATTATTGTATATGAAATATCATAATGATTATATTTTTAAGGCGTGA